Genomic segment of Streptomyces longhuiensis:
CGTCACCCGGCTTGAGCCGCCCCGACAACCACCGGCGTGCGGGCGGCAGTTGGGCGGCGGCGAACAGCGCGCCCGTCGCCGCGACGCCGCCGAACGCGACGGGCAGGTGCCGCACCGCCGCGTAGTGCCGGTAGCGGAAGTCGGGACCGTAGCGCTCCAGCGCCCGCGCGGAGCGCTGCACGACCTGCGGGTCGATCGTCGGGAGCGGCAGCGCCCACGCGTCGACCTCCTTGGCGTAGCGCGGCGCGCCCGTCGGCGCGTACGCCCTGCGGCCGACGAGGCGCGGCTGGTGCCGCCGCCGGTCCTGCTGGGCGGCCAGCATCTGCCGGCCCCGCGAGAACTGCGTCAGCGCCGACGCGAACGTGCCGCCCGAGAACGTCGCGTTCGACCGCACGAACCCGTCGATGCGCAGCGGCACGTCCTCGGGGAGCTGCCCCACCGTGAAGTGCACGCCCAGGTCGTGCGGGATCGAGTCGAAGCCGCACGCGTGGACGAGGCGCGCCCCGGTCTCCCGCGCGCGGGCGTCGTGCCGCACGTACGTGACGTCGACGAACTCGGGCTCGCCGCACAGGTCCGTGTAGTCGGTGCCCTCCTCGGCGCACGCGGCCACGAGGTCCTGGCCGTAGGTGACGTACGGGCCGACGGTCGTGGCCACCACGCGCGTGCGGGCCGCGAGGGCGCGCAGGGACGCCGGGTCGGCGACGTCGGCGCGGACGAGCGGCAGCACGGCGCACGCCGGGTCGATCGCGGTGAGGCGCTCGCGCAGCCGCTCCAGCTTCCCCGTGTCGCGCCCCGCGACGGCCCACCGCAGTCCCTCGGGCGCGTGCGCCGCCAGATACTCGGCGGTGAGCGCGCCGGTGAAACCGGTCGCCCCGAAGAGCACGATGTCGTACTCGCGGCCTGTCCTGTCGGCTCTGCCGGGCCTGTCCCGCATGTCCCGATCCTTGCCGTGTCCGCTGTCCTGCCTGGTCATGACACCCCTCAGCCCTGCGCCCCGCGCCGTTGTCGGTGGCCGAGGCTAGCGTGAGGGGTGAGCGGAGGTTCAGGGGCCCCGCCTGGAGCGGGAGGTCGTCGTGGCCGAGCCGAGGAAGCCGTCGCAGCGGGCGCTCAAGACGTGGGCGCGTGTACGGGAGTTCGCGCTCGGGATGCCGGGGGCCACGGAGGACTTCCCGTG
This window contains:
- a CDS encoding saccharopine dehydrogenase family protein, with the protein product MRDRPGRADRTGREYDIVLFGATGFTGALTAEYLAAHAPEGLRWAVAGRDTGKLERLRERLTAIDPACAVLPLVRADVADPASLRALAARTRVVATTVGPYVTYGQDLVAACAEEGTDYTDLCGEPEFVDVTYVRHDARARETGARLVHACGFDSIPHDLGVHFTVGQLPEDVPLRIDGFVRSNATFSGGTFASALTQFSRGRQMLAAQQDRRRHQPRLVGRRAYAPTGAPRYAKEVDAWALPLPTIDPQVVQRSARALERYGPDFRYRHYAAVRHLPVAFGGVAATGALFAAAQLPPARRWLSGRLKPGDGPDEARRAASWFSVRFVGEGGGRRVYTEVSGGDPGYDETAKMLGESAMCLALDDLPETAGQVTTAVAMGDALTTRLQDAGIRFRVAAEQ